Proteins encoded within one genomic window of Camelina sativa cultivar DH55 chromosome 19, Cs, whole genome shotgun sequence:
- the LOC104767127 gene encoding probable helicase MAGATAMA 3 isoform X2: MESDPFAKNKGLFPQDQGMIEPGGGEGSGRDDLQEQGLAVNQREVKGVEASHAIKCANTTVKRKMDQHKEAMLGKKRNRQTMFLNLEDVKQASTISTPTPRRQNFPQPVVTRSLEANPPTEHGGELQSHGIHPESAEHKFESNGESNSSLHGKPGRLNGDDGPSTEGMGTSVSRQASWKQATNLRQPRSGHSSSRKVSYSQRSFTKPATTSTQYQDTSVERLIREVTNENFWRHPEVTELRSVPERFESMEEYVRVFEPLLFEECRAQLYSTWEELAEANAYVKVRIKSIERRERGWYDVILVSLNGCKWAFKEGDVAVLSTPLSESDHEDAGRVAGTVRRHIPVDTRDPLGATLHFYVGDSSGTGSKIDDSHILRKLKPKDIWHLTVLGSLATTQREYVALHAFSRLNPQMQNAILNPRPEQFPSYEEQTPGMPDCFTTSFVDHLHRSFNAPQLAAIHWAGMHTAAGTSSGGKKQELWPFTLVQGPPGTGKTHTVWGMLNVIHLVQYQHYYTSLLKKLAPETYNQANECNSDNILSGSIDEVLQNMDQNLFRTLPKLCAKPRMLVCAPSNAATDELLSRVLDRGFIDGEMRVYRPDVARVGVDSQSRAAQAVSVERRSDQLLAISRDEILRHMHNLRLQETHISRDIAGLKRELNAAAFATRSQGSVGVDPEVLISRDQKRDALLQHLAAVVEARDKVLVEMSRLLIVEGKFRAGINFNLEEARASLEASFADEAEIVFTTVSSSGRKLFSRLTHGFDMVVIDEAAQASEVGVLPPLALGAARCVLVGDPQQLPATVISKAAGTLLYSRSLFERFQLAGCPTLLLNVQYRMHPEIRDFPSRYFYQGRLKDSESISSAPDEIYYKDPILRPYLFFNISHGRESHRGGSVSYENVDEARFCVGLYMHLQKNLKSLSAGKVSVGVITPYKLQLKCLKHEFGNALGQDELKEIYINTVDAFQGQERDVIIMSCVRASGHGVGFVSDIRRMNVALTRARRALWVMGNASALMKSEDWGALITDARARNCFMEMDSLPQDFPIPQAPSYNPKATSARDFRSGGPRIESFDMQTESRSGTAPPENDEKLKTSTFAKSDHFQRDKSLDDDFDMSGDKYRNSWQHGNQRKQNFGQALARRD; encoded by the exons atggAGTCTGATCCTTTTGCCAAGAACAAGGGTTTATTTCCGCAAGACCAGGGGATGATAGAACCTGGTGGTGGTGAAGGCAGTGGTAGAGATGATCTACAGGAACAAGGTTTGGCGGTGAATCAGAGAGAGGTTAAAGGAGTTGAAGCAAGTCATGCTATTAAGTGTGCAAATACCACTGTGAAGAGAAAGATGGATCAACATAAAGAGGCAATGTTGGGAAAGAAACGCAATAGGCAGACCATGTTTCTTAATCTTGAAGATGTTAAACAAGCAAGTACTATTTCGACACCAACTCCTAGGAGACAGAACTTTCCACAGCCTGTAGTTACACGCTCCCTTGAAGCCAATCCACCTACTGAGCATGGAGGAGAACTTCAAAGCCATGGTATACATCCAGAATCTGCTGAACATAAGTTTGAAAGTAATGGTGAATCAAATTCGAGTTTACATGGTAAACCTGGGAGGCTCAACGGGGATGATGGACCTTCTACTGAAGGGATGGGAACATCTGTGTCAAGACAGGCTTCTTGGAAGCAGGCTACTAATTTACGGCAGCCTAGGAGCGGTCATTCATCTAGTAGAAAAGTCTCTTACAGCCAAAGATCTTTCACGAAGCCAGCCACAACTAGTACCCAATATCAGGACACATCAGTGGAGCGTCTTATACGAGAGGTGACCAACGAAAATTTCTGGCGTCACCCTG AGGTTACCGAACTCCGAAGTGTACCTGAGCGGTTTGAATCTATGGAGGAGTATGTCAGAGTCTTTGAACCCTTACTTTTTGAGGAATGCCGGGCACAACTTTACAGTACATGGGAAGAACTGGCTGAGGCAAATGCATATGTGAAAGTTCGAATAAAATCCAtcgaaagaagagagagag GGTGGTATGATGTAATACTTGTCTCTTTAAACGGCTGTAAATGGGCTTTCAAGGAGGGAGATGTTGCAGTTCTTTCAACTCCACTGTCTGAATCAG ACCATGAGGATGCTGGACGTGTAGCTGGTACAGTTAGGAGACATATACCAGTTGATACCCGTGATCCTCTTGGAGCTACTCTTCATTTCTATGTTGGAGATTCTAGTGGGACTGGCAG cAAGATTGATGATAGTCATATTTTACGGAAGCTTAAACCTAAGGATATCTGGCATCTAACAGTGCTTGGTTCACTTGCAACCACACAGAGGGAATATGTTGCACTTCATGCGTTTTCTCGACTTAACCCACAg atGCAAAATGCCATCCTCAATCCTAGGCCGGAGCAGTTTCCTAGTTACGAGGAACAAACCCCTGGAATGCCTGATTGTTTCACTACTAGCTTTGTAGACCATTTACATAGAAGCTTTAATGCTCCACAGCTCGCTGCAATCCACTGGGCGGGTATGCATACTGCAGCTGGTACTAGTAGTGGGGGAAAGAAGCAAGAACTATGGCCATTTACTCTTGTTCAGGGCCCTCCAGGAACAGGCAAGACACACACTGTTTGGGGAATGTTGAATGTCATCCATTTGGTTCAGTATCAACACTATTACACTTCGTTGCTGAAGAAATTAGCACCTGAGACCTATAATCAAGCAAACGAGTGCAATTCAGATAATATTTTGTCAGGCTCTATTGATGAAGTCCTACAAAACATGGACCAGAATCTGTTCCGCACCCTGCCCAAACTCTGTGCTAAACCGAGGATGCTCGTTTGTGCTCCTTCGAATGCTGCAACTGATGAACTTCTTTCACGTGTTCTTGACCGTGGCTTCATTGATGGGGAGATGAGGGTATATCGCCCTGATGTTGCTCGAGTCGGTGTTGATTCTCAATCGCGAGCTGCCCAAGCAGTTTCTGTGGAGCGAAGAAGTGATCAACTATTAGCTATATCTCGTGACGAGATTCTACGACACATGCATAACCTTAGACTACAAGAAACTCATATTTCTCGAGATATAGCTGGGCTTAAAAGGGAACTTAATGCTGCAGCCTTTGCCACACGTTCTCAGGGATCTGTAGGAGTTGACCCTGAAGTTCTTATTTCAAGAGACCAAAAAAGAGATGCTTTGTTACAGCACCTTGCTGCTGTGGTTGAAGCCAGAGATAAAGTGCTTGTTGAAATGTCTCGCCTTCTTATTGTGGAGGGAAAGTTTCGTGCTGGTATAAATTTTAATCTTGAAGAAGCTCGAGCTAGTCTTGAGGCAAGTTTTGCAGACGAGGCTGAAATAGTTTTTACCACCGTATCAAGTAGTGGTCGTAAATTGTTTTCTCGTCTTACACATGGTTTTGATATGGTTGTCATTGACGAAGCTGCCCAAGCTAGTGAGGTTGGAGTTCTTCCTCCTCTTGCTCTTGGTGCTGCGCGATGTGTACTTGTCGGTGATCCTCAGCAGCTACCTGCAACAGTGATTAGCAAGGCTGCAGGAACTCTTTTATATAGTAGAAGTCTCTTTGAAAGGTTTCAGCTAGCAGGTTGTCCGACTTTGTTGTTAAATGTTCAATACAGAATGCATCCTGAAATTCGAGATTTTCCTTCAAGGTACTTCTACCAAGGACGCCTCAAAGACAGTGAAAGTATATCCAGTGCTCCTGATGAGATTTACTATAAAGATCCTATTCTTAGGCCTTACCTTTTCTTCAATATCAGCCATGGACGAGAGTCCCATAGAGGTGGATCTGTATCTTACGAGAATGTTGATGAGGCTCGATTCTGTGTTGGGTTGTACATGCATCTTCAGAAAAATCTAAAGTCGTTGAGTGCGGGTAAAGTATCTGTGGGGGTAATAACCCCGTACAAACTGCAGCTGAAATGCCTGAAGCATGAGTTTGGCAATGCTTTAGGACAAGATGAACTGAAAGAGATTTATATTAATACAGTAGACGCGTTTCAGGGTCAAGAACGTGATGTCATAATTATGTCGTGTGTGCGTGCTTCGGGTCACGGGGTTGGCTTTGTTTCAGATATCCGGCGGATGAACGTTGCTCTTACCCGTGCGAGAAGAGCTCTGTGG GTGATGGGAAATGCCTCTGCTCTGATGAAGTCTGAGGACTGGGGAGCGTTGATCACTGACGCGAGAGCCAGGAACTGTTTTATGGAAATGGACTCTCTTCCGCAGGATTTTCCAATTCCTCAAGCACCTAGTTATAATCCCAAGGCAACTAGTGCAAGAGATTTCAGATCAGGTGGACCAAGAATCGAATCTTTTGATATGCAAACTGAATCCAGGTCAGGGACAGCACCACCAGAAAATGATGAGAAGTTGAAGACATCGACATTTGCAAAAAGTGATCATTTTCAAAGGGACAAATCACtggatgatgattttgatatgtCTGGGGATAAGTATAGGAATTCCTGGCAGCATGGGAATCAGAGGAAGCAAAATTTTGGACAGGCTTTGGCGAGAAGAGACTAG
- the LOC104767127 gene encoding probable helicase MAGATAMA 3 isoform X1, which yields MESDPFAKNKGLFPQDQGMIEPGGGEGSGRDDLQEQGLAVNQREVKGVEASHAIKCANTTVKRKMDQHKEAMLGKKRNRQTMFLNLEDVKQASTISTPTPRRQNFPQPVVTRSLEANPPTEHGGELQSHGIHPESAEHKFESNGESNSSLHGKPGRLNGDDGPSTEGMGTSVSRQASWKQATNLRQPRSGHSSSRKVSYSQRSFTKPATTSTQYQDTSVERLIREVTNENFWRHPEVTELRSVPERFESMEEYVRVFEPLLFEECRAQLYSTWEELAEANAYVKVRIKSIERRERGWYDVILVSLNGCKWAFKEGDVAVLSTPLSESDEDHEDAGRVAGTVRRHIPVDTRDPLGATLHFYVGDSSGTGSKIDDSHILRKLKPKDIWHLTVLGSLATTQREYVALHAFSRLNPQMQNAILNPRPEQFPSYEEQTPGMPDCFTTSFVDHLHRSFNAPQLAAIHWAGMHTAAGTSSGGKKQELWPFTLVQGPPGTGKTHTVWGMLNVIHLVQYQHYYTSLLKKLAPETYNQANECNSDNILSGSIDEVLQNMDQNLFRTLPKLCAKPRMLVCAPSNAATDELLSRVLDRGFIDGEMRVYRPDVARVGVDSQSRAAQAVSVERRSDQLLAISRDEILRHMHNLRLQETHISRDIAGLKRELNAAAFATRSQGSVGVDPEVLISRDQKRDALLQHLAAVVEARDKVLVEMSRLLIVEGKFRAGINFNLEEARASLEASFADEAEIVFTTVSSSGRKLFSRLTHGFDMVVIDEAAQASEVGVLPPLALGAARCVLVGDPQQLPATVISKAAGTLLYSRSLFERFQLAGCPTLLLNVQYRMHPEIRDFPSRYFYQGRLKDSESISSAPDEIYYKDPILRPYLFFNISHGRESHRGGSVSYENVDEARFCVGLYMHLQKNLKSLSAGKVSVGVITPYKLQLKCLKHEFGNALGQDELKEIYINTVDAFQGQERDVIIMSCVRASGHGVGFVSDIRRMNVALTRARRALWVMGNASALMKSEDWGALITDARARNCFMEMDSLPQDFPIPQAPSYNPKATSARDFRSGGPRIESFDMQTESRSGTAPPENDEKLKTSTFAKSDHFQRDKSLDDDFDMSGDKYRNSWQHGNQRKQNFGQALARRD from the exons atggAGTCTGATCCTTTTGCCAAGAACAAGGGTTTATTTCCGCAAGACCAGGGGATGATAGAACCTGGTGGTGGTGAAGGCAGTGGTAGAGATGATCTACAGGAACAAGGTTTGGCGGTGAATCAGAGAGAGGTTAAAGGAGTTGAAGCAAGTCATGCTATTAAGTGTGCAAATACCACTGTGAAGAGAAAGATGGATCAACATAAAGAGGCAATGTTGGGAAAGAAACGCAATAGGCAGACCATGTTTCTTAATCTTGAAGATGTTAAACAAGCAAGTACTATTTCGACACCAACTCCTAGGAGACAGAACTTTCCACAGCCTGTAGTTACACGCTCCCTTGAAGCCAATCCACCTACTGAGCATGGAGGAGAACTTCAAAGCCATGGTATACATCCAGAATCTGCTGAACATAAGTTTGAAAGTAATGGTGAATCAAATTCGAGTTTACATGGTAAACCTGGGAGGCTCAACGGGGATGATGGACCTTCTACTGAAGGGATGGGAACATCTGTGTCAAGACAGGCTTCTTGGAAGCAGGCTACTAATTTACGGCAGCCTAGGAGCGGTCATTCATCTAGTAGAAAAGTCTCTTACAGCCAAAGATCTTTCACGAAGCCAGCCACAACTAGTACCCAATATCAGGACACATCAGTGGAGCGTCTTATACGAGAGGTGACCAACGAAAATTTCTGGCGTCACCCTG AGGTTACCGAACTCCGAAGTGTACCTGAGCGGTTTGAATCTATGGAGGAGTATGTCAGAGTCTTTGAACCCTTACTTTTTGAGGAATGCCGGGCACAACTTTACAGTACATGGGAAGAACTGGCTGAGGCAAATGCATATGTGAAAGTTCGAATAAAATCCAtcgaaagaagagagagag GGTGGTATGATGTAATACTTGTCTCTTTAAACGGCTGTAAATGGGCTTTCAAGGAGGGAGATGTTGCAGTTCTTTCAACTCCACTGTCTGAATCAG ATGAAGACCATGAGGATGCTGGACGTGTAGCTGGTACAGTTAGGAGACATATACCAGTTGATACCCGTGATCCTCTTGGAGCTACTCTTCATTTCTATGTTGGAGATTCTAGTGGGACTGGCAG cAAGATTGATGATAGTCATATTTTACGGAAGCTTAAACCTAAGGATATCTGGCATCTAACAGTGCTTGGTTCACTTGCAACCACACAGAGGGAATATGTTGCACTTCATGCGTTTTCTCGACTTAACCCACAg atGCAAAATGCCATCCTCAATCCTAGGCCGGAGCAGTTTCCTAGTTACGAGGAACAAACCCCTGGAATGCCTGATTGTTTCACTACTAGCTTTGTAGACCATTTACATAGAAGCTTTAATGCTCCACAGCTCGCTGCAATCCACTGGGCGGGTATGCATACTGCAGCTGGTACTAGTAGTGGGGGAAAGAAGCAAGAACTATGGCCATTTACTCTTGTTCAGGGCCCTCCAGGAACAGGCAAGACACACACTGTTTGGGGAATGTTGAATGTCATCCATTTGGTTCAGTATCAACACTATTACACTTCGTTGCTGAAGAAATTAGCACCTGAGACCTATAATCAAGCAAACGAGTGCAATTCAGATAATATTTTGTCAGGCTCTATTGATGAAGTCCTACAAAACATGGACCAGAATCTGTTCCGCACCCTGCCCAAACTCTGTGCTAAACCGAGGATGCTCGTTTGTGCTCCTTCGAATGCTGCAACTGATGAACTTCTTTCACGTGTTCTTGACCGTGGCTTCATTGATGGGGAGATGAGGGTATATCGCCCTGATGTTGCTCGAGTCGGTGTTGATTCTCAATCGCGAGCTGCCCAAGCAGTTTCTGTGGAGCGAAGAAGTGATCAACTATTAGCTATATCTCGTGACGAGATTCTACGACACATGCATAACCTTAGACTACAAGAAACTCATATTTCTCGAGATATAGCTGGGCTTAAAAGGGAACTTAATGCTGCAGCCTTTGCCACACGTTCTCAGGGATCTGTAGGAGTTGACCCTGAAGTTCTTATTTCAAGAGACCAAAAAAGAGATGCTTTGTTACAGCACCTTGCTGCTGTGGTTGAAGCCAGAGATAAAGTGCTTGTTGAAATGTCTCGCCTTCTTATTGTGGAGGGAAAGTTTCGTGCTGGTATAAATTTTAATCTTGAAGAAGCTCGAGCTAGTCTTGAGGCAAGTTTTGCAGACGAGGCTGAAATAGTTTTTACCACCGTATCAAGTAGTGGTCGTAAATTGTTTTCTCGTCTTACACATGGTTTTGATATGGTTGTCATTGACGAAGCTGCCCAAGCTAGTGAGGTTGGAGTTCTTCCTCCTCTTGCTCTTGGTGCTGCGCGATGTGTACTTGTCGGTGATCCTCAGCAGCTACCTGCAACAGTGATTAGCAAGGCTGCAGGAACTCTTTTATATAGTAGAAGTCTCTTTGAAAGGTTTCAGCTAGCAGGTTGTCCGACTTTGTTGTTAAATGTTCAATACAGAATGCATCCTGAAATTCGAGATTTTCCTTCAAGGTACTTCTACCAAGGACGCCTCAAAGACAGTGAAAGTATATCCAGTGCTCCTGATGAGATTTACTATAAAGATCCTATTCTTAGGCCTTACCTTTTCTTCAATATCAGCCATGGACGAGAGTCCCATAGAGGTGGATCTGTATCTTACGAGAATGTTGATGAGGCTCGATTCTGTGTTGGGTTGTACATGCATCTTCAGAAAAATCTAAAGTCGTTGAGTGCGGGTAAAGTATCTGTGGGGGTAATAACCCCGTACAAACTGCAGCTGAAATGCCTGAAGCATGAGTTTGGCAATGCTTTAGGACAAGATGAACTGAAAGAGATTTATATTAATACAGTAGACGCGTTTCAGGGTCAAGAACGTGATGTCATAATTATGTCGTGTGTGCGTGCTTCGGGTCACGGGGTTGGCTTTGTTTCAGATATCCGGCGGATGAACGTTGCTCTTACCCGTGCGAGAAGAGCTCTGTGG GTGATGGGAAATGCCTCTGCTCTGATGAAGTCTGAGGACTGGGGAGCGTTGATCACTGACGCGAGAGCCAGGAACTGTTTTATGGAAATGGACTCTCTTCCGCAGGATTTTCCAATTCCTCAAGCACCTAGTTATAATCCCAAGGCAACTAGTGCAAGAGATTTCAGATCAGGTGGACCAAGAATCGAATCTTTTGATATGCAAACTGAATCCAGGTCAGGGACAGCACCACCAGAAAATGATGAGAAGTTGAAGACATCGACATTTGCAAAAAGTGATCATTTTCAAAGGGACAAATCACtggatgatgattttgatatgtCTGGGGATAAGTATAGGAATTCCTGGCAGCATGGGAATCAGAGGAAGCAAAATTTTGGACAGGCTTTGGCGAGAAGAGACTAG
- the LOC104767127 gene encoding probable helicase MAGATAMA 3 isoform X3 — protein MESDPFAKNKGLFPQDQGMIEPGGGEGSGRDDLQEQGLAVNQREVKGVEASHAIKCANTTVKRKMDQHKEAMLGKKRNRQTMFLNLEDVKQASTISTPTPRRQNFPQPVVTRSLEANPPTEHGGELQSHGIHPESAEHKFESNGESNSSLHGKPGRLNGDDGPSTEGMGTSVSRQASWKQATNLRQPRSGHSSSRKVSYSQRSFTKPATTSTQYQDTSVERLIREVTNENFWRHPEVTELRSVPERFESMEEYVRVFEPLLFEECRAQLYSTWEELAEANAYVKVRIKSIERRERGWYDVILVSLNGCKWAFKEGDVAVLSTPLSESDEDHEDAGRVAGTVRRHIPVDTRDPLGATLHFYVGDSSGTGSKIDDSHILRKLKPKDIWHLTVLGSLATTQREYVALHAFSRLNPQMQNAILNPRPEQFPSYEEQTPGMPDCFTTSFVDHLHRSFNAPQLAAIHWAGMHTAAGTSSGGKKQELWPFTLVQGPPGTGKTHTVWGMLNVIHLVQYQHYYTSLLKKLAPETYNQANECNSDNILSGSIDEVLQNMDQNLFRTLPKLCAKPRMLVCAPSNAATDELLSRVLDRGFIDGEMRVYRPDVARVGVDSQSRAAQAVSVERRSDQLLAISRDEILRHMHNLRLQETHISRDIAGLKRELNAAAFATRSQGSVGVDPEVLISRDQKRDALLQHLAAVVEARDKVLVEMSRLLIVEGKFRAGINFNLEEARASLEASFADEAEIVFTTVSSSGRKLFSRLTHGFDMVVIDEAAQASEVGVLPPLALGAARCVLVGDPQQLPATVISKAAGTLLYSRSLFERFQLAGCPTLLLNVQYRMHPEIRDFPSRYFYQGRLKDSESISSAPDEIYYKDPILRPYLFFNISHGRESHRGGSVSYENVDEARFCVGLYMHLQKNLKSLSAGKVSVGVITPYKLQLKCLKHEFGNALGQDELKEIYINTVDAFQGQERDVIIMSCVRASGHGVGFVSDIRRMNVALTRARRALWS, from the exons atggAGTCTGATCCTTTTGCCAAGAACAAGGGTTTATTTCCGCAAGACCAGGGGATGATAGAACCTGGTGGTGGTGAAGGCAGTGGTAGAGATGATCTACAGGAACAAGGTTTGGCGGTGAATCAGAGAGAGGTTAAAGGAGTTGAAGCAAGTCATGCTATTAAGTGTGCAAATACCACTGTGAAGAGAAAGATGGATCAACATAAAGAGGCAATGTTGGGAAAGAAACGCAATAGGCAGACCATGTTTCTTAATCTTGAAGATGTTAAACAAGCAAGTACTATTTCGACACCAACTCCTAGGAGACAGAACTTTCCACAGCCTGTAGTTACACGCTCCCTTGAAGCCAATCCACCTACTGAGCATGGAGGAGAACTTCAAAGCCATGGTATACATCCAGAATCTGCTGAACATAAGTTTGAAAGTAATGGTGAATCAAATTCGAGTTTACATGGTAAACCTGGGAGGCTCAACGGGGATGATGGACCTTCTACTGAAGGGATGGGAACATCTGTGTCAAGACAGGCTTCTTGGAAGCAGGCTACTAATTTACGGCAGCCTAGGAGCGGTCATTCATCTAGTAGAAAAGTCTCTTACAGCCAAAGATCTTTCACGAAGCCAGCCACAACTAGTACCCAATATCAGGACACATCAGTGGAGCGTCTTATACGAGAGGTGACCAACGAAAATTTCTGGCGTCACCCTG AGGTTACCGAACTCCGAAGTGTACCTGAGCGGTTTGAATCTATGGAGGAGTATGTCAGAGTCTTTGAACCCTTACTTTTTGAGGAATGCCGGGCACAACTTTACAGTACATGGGAAGAACTGGCTGAGGCAAATGCATATGTGAAAGTTCGAATAAAATCCAtcgaaagaagagagagag GGTGGTATGATGTAATACTTGTCTCTTTAAACGGCTGTAAATGGGCTTTCAAGGAGGGAGATGTTGCAGTTCTTTCAACTCCACTGTCTGAATCAG ATGAAGACCATGAGGATGCTGGACGTGTAGCTGGTACAGTTAGGAGACATATACCAGTTGATACCCGTGATCCTCTTGGAGCTACTCTTCATTTCTATGTTGGAGATTCTAGTGGGACTGGCAG cAAGATTGATGATAGTCATATTTTACGGAAGCTTAAACCTAAGGATATCTGGCATCTAACAGTGCTTGGTTCACTTGCAACCACACAGAGGGAATATGTTGCACTTCATGCGTTTTCTCGACTTAACCCACAg atGCAAAATGCCATCCTCAATCCTAGGCCGGAGCAGTTTCCTAGTTACGAGGAACAAACCCCTGGAATGCCTGATTGTTTCACTACTAGCTTTGTAGACCATTTACATAGAAGCTTTAATGCTCCACAGCTCGCTGCAATCCACTGGGCGGGTATGCATACTGCAGCTGGTACTAGTAGTGGGGGAAAGAAGCAAGAACTATGGCCATTTACTCTTGTTCAGGGCCCTCCAGGAACAGGCAAGACACACACTGTTTGGGGAATGTTGAATGTCATCCATTTGGTTCAGTATCAACACTATTACACTTCGTTGCTGAAGAAATTAGCACCTGAGACCTATAATCAAGCAAACGAGTGCAATTCAGATAATATTTTGTCAGGCTCTATTGATGAAGTCCTACAAAACATGGACCAGAATCTGTTCCGCACCCTGCCCAAACTCTGTGCTAAACCGAGGATGCTCGTTTGTGCTCCTTCGAATGCTGCAACTGATGAACTTCTTTCACGTGTTCTTGACCGTGGCTTCATTGATGGGGAGATGAGGGTATATCGCCCTGATGTTGCTCGAGTCGGTGTTGATTCTCAATCGCGAGCTGCCCAAGCAGTTTCTGTGGAGCGAAGAAGTGATCAACTATTAGCTATATCTCGTGACGAGATTCTACGACACATGCATAACCTTAGACTACAAGAAACTCATATTTCTCGAGATATAGCTGGGCTTAAAAGGGAACTTAATGCTGCAGCCTTTGCCACACGTTCTCAGGGATCTGTAGGAGTTGACCCTGAAGTTCTTATTTCAAGAGACCAAAAAAGAGATGCTTTGTTACAGCACCTTGCTGCTGTGGTTGAAGCCAGAGATAAAGTGCTTGTTGAAATGTCTCGCCTTCTTATTGTGGAGGGAAAGTTTCGTGCTGGTATAAATTTTAATCTTGAAGAAGCTCGAGCTAGTCTTGAGGCAAGTTTTGCAGACGAGGCTGAAATAGTTTTTACCACCGTATCAAGTAGTGGTCGTAAATTGTTTTCTCGTCTTACACATGGTTTTGATATGGTTGTCATTGACGAAGCTGCCCAAGCTAGTGAGGTTGGAGTTCTTCCTCCTCTTGCTCTTGGTGCTGCGCGATGTGTACTTGTCGGTGATCCTCAGCAGCTACCTGCAACAGTGATTAGCAAGGCTGCAGGAACTCTTTTATATAGTAGAAGTCTCTTTGAAAGGTTTCAGCTAGCAGGTTGTCCGACTTTGTTGTTAAATGTTCAATACAGAATGCATCCTGAAATTCGAGATTTTCCTTCAAGGTACTTCTACCAAGGACGCCTCAAAGACAGTGAAAGTATATCCAGTGCTCCTGATGAGATTTACTATAAAGATCCTATTCTTAGGCCTTACCTTTTCTTCAATATCAGCCATGGACGAGAGTCCCATAGAGGTGGATCTGTATCTTACGAGAATGTTGATGAGGCTCGATTCTGTGTTGGGTTGTACATGCATCTTCAGAAAAATCTAAAGTCGTTGAGTGCGGGTAAAGTATCTGTGGGGGTAATAACCCCGTACAAACTGCAGCTGAAATGCCTGAAGCATGAGTTTGGCAATGCTTTAGGACAAGATGAACTGAAAGAGATTTATATTAATACAGTAGACGCGTTTCAGGGTCAAGAACGTGATGTCATAATTATGTCGTGTGTGCGTGCTTCGGGTCACGGGGTTGGCTTTGTTTCAGATATCCGGCGGATGAACGTTGCTCTTACCCGTGCGAGAAGAGCTCTGTGG TCTTGA